Proteins encoded by one window of Shewanella avicenniae:
- a CDS encoding MBL fold metallo-hydrolase: protein MLYWILAIIMLLVVAVFAYLQLPKFGSAAAGERLEAIKHAANYQNGEFTNEIATPLFTTDKSFLQILFENMGDKPQRLRPENPLPSVHTAIKQLDRNQDLFIWLGHSSFYLQIAGKTLLLDPVFSEDAAPVPYVNRPFGGTNIFNADDFPAIDALLISHDHWDHLDYPSVMALKPKVDQVITGLGIGASFDAWGFENSKIHSGNWNSQFDLGDGVKVNLVPARHYSGRSLSRKQTLWAGFIVESPKYRLYFSGDSGYGPHFKELQQRFGEFDFVALDSGQYDARWANIHMTPEQAVQAATELNTKAFFPEHIGKFALAKHPWDEPFQRAKVASEGKPFTLVTPLIGEAILLDGMLTHSYRDWWAEAAKLPQTANTPALGSSSN, encoded by the coding sequence ATGTTGTATTGGATTCTCGCAATAATCATGCTGTTGGTAGTGGCTGTTTTTGCTTATTTGCAACTGCCAAAATTTGGTTCAGCTGCGGCGGGTGAACGCCTTGAAGCGATAAAACATGCTGCCAACTACCAAAACGGCGAATTTACCAACGAAATCGCCACCCCGCTGTTTACCACCGATAAGAGCTTTTTACAGATCTTATTTGAAAACATGGGTGATAAACCGCAGCGCTTGCGCCCAGAGAATCCGCTGCCTAGCGTGCATACCGCGATAAAGCAGCTCGACCGCAACCAAGATCTGTTTATTTGGCTCGGCCACTCCTCGTTCTATTTGCAAATTGCAGGTAAAACACTGCTGCTTGATCCTGTTTTTAGTGAAGACGCTGCACCTGTACCCTATGTTAACCGTCCGTTTGGGGGTACCAATATCTTCAATGCTGACGATTTCCCCGCTATCGATGCTTTATTGATTTCACACGACCATTGGGATCACTTAGATTACCCAAGCGTAATGGCACTAAAACCCAAGGTTGACCAAGTAATTACTGGGCTCGGCATTGGTGCTAGTTTTGATGCGTGGGGGTTTGAGAATAGTAAGATCCATAGCGGCAACTGGAATAGCCAGTTTGACCTTGGTGATGGCGTGAAAGTCAATTTAGTACCAGCGCGGCACTACTCAGGTCGTTCACTCAGTCGAAAACAAACGTTATGGGCGGGCTTTATTGTTGAATCACCCAAGTATCGGCTCTATTTTAGTGGCGATAGCGGTTACGGTCCTCACTTTAAAGAGTTACAGCAACGTTTTGGCGAATTTGATTTTGTCGCATTGGATTCAGGTCAATATGATGCGCGCTGGGCCAATATTCATATGACCCCAGAGCAAGCGGTGCAAGCTGCAACCGAGCTCAATACCAAGGCGTTCTTCCCAGAACATATTGGCAAATTTGCCTTGGCAAAACATCCTTGGGATGAACCATTTCAACGGGCAAAAGTTGCCAGCGAAGGTAAACCTTTTACTTTGGTCACACCGTTAATTGGTGAAGCGATTCTTTTGGATGGGATGCTGACGCATAGCTATCGAGATTGGTGGGCTGAAGCGGCAAAACTGCCACAAACGGCAAATACACCAGCGCTGGGATCCAGCAGCAATTAG
- the pptA gene encoding tautomerase PptA, which translates to MPHVKVSFATRDLSTEQQQSFANDLVDVLKKHLSTTDDAISVEFEEVPSTQWKSSVYDPRIKPQLDSLVKKPGYEM; encoded by the coding sequence ATGCCTCATGTAAAAGTAAGTTTCGCCACTCGTGATCTGAGCACCGAACAGCAACAAAGTTTTGCAAATGATCTCGTGGACGTATTGAAAAAACATCTCAGTACCACTGACGATGCAATTTCGGTTGAATTTGAAGAGGTGCCGTCAACCCAGTGGAAATCGTCGGTGTACGACCCGCGCATTAAACCGCAACTCGACAGCTTAGTGAAAAAACCCGGTTACGAAATGTAA
- a CDS encoding DUF3737 family protein, translating to MNVIKDTFFDGERPCFAAHDTRFEHVKFYPGESAVKHSQNVEAFQCEFLSKYVFWHNENVVVDDCLFTPYGRTALWYTKNVKVLNTQVDAPKMFRECDNIYVENVKFSDAQETGWNCRTIELRNVEAKKGDYFFMNARDVVVENLNLQGNYSFQDSKNVVIRNSHLDSKDAFWGSENVTVYDSVIDGEFMGWHSKNLRLVNCTIRGTQALCYCKDLVLENCIMEGTDLSFEYSTVNADIISDVISVKNPQGGRIHAKSIGEIVIDEHCINPGECEISVG from the coding sequence ATGAACGTAATTAAAGATACTTTTTTCGATGGCGAACGTCCTTGTTTTGCTGCCCACGATACCCGTTTTGAACATGTGAAGTTTTACCCCGGCGAATCTGCGGTCAAACACTCACAAAATGTTGAAGCGTTTCAATGTGAGTTTTTGAGCAAATATGTCTTTTGGCATAATGAAAATGTGGTCGTGGATGACTGCTTATTTACTCCCTATGGACGCACGGCTCTCTGGTATACAAAAAACGTTAAAGTATTGAATACGCAGGTTGATGCACCAAAAATGTTTCGAGAATGCGACAACATTTATGTGGAAAACGTTAAGTTCAGTGATGCCCAAGAAACCGGTTGGAACTGCCGTACCATCGAGCTGCGAAATGTAGAAGCTAAAAAAGGCGACTACTTCTTTATGAATGCCCGTGATGTGGTGGTAGAAAACCTTAATCTGCAAGGTAACTACAGCTTTCAAGATTCAAAAAACGTGGTGATCCGCAATTCGCACTTGGATTCAAAAGATGCGTTTTGGGGCTCAGAAAACGTCACCGTGTATGACTCGGTCATCGATGGCGAATTTATGGGTTGGCACTCTAAAAACCTGCGATTGGTTAATTGCACCATTCGCGGTACCCAAGCCTTGTGTTACTGCAAAGATTTGGTGCTGGAAAACTGTATCATGGAAGGCACAGATTTAAGCTTTGAATACAGTACCGTTAATGCTGACATCATCAGTGATGTGATCAGCGTGAAAAACCCACAAGGTGGCCGTATTCATGCCAAATCGATTGGTGAGATTGTGATTGATGAACACTGCATCAATCCCGGTGAATGCGAAATTAGCGTCGGTTAA
- a CDS encoding aldo/keto reductase gives MQKRKLGQGLEVSALSLGAMGYGKDRNIPDRREMITLLHQAVERGMNFFDTAEVYGPWTNEEMVGDAFKGMRDKVIIATKFGWDIDQTTGEHRGGVNSKPEQIRQSVEGSLRRLGTDYIDLYYQHRVDPEVPMEDVADVVQQLIKEGKVRWFGLSEAGAESIRRAHAVQPVAALQSEYSLWTRDPEGEILDTLEQLGIGLVPFSPLGKGFLTGKLSADTQFAANDFRSILPRYSKEALQNNLKVVGLLQQIAANYNATAGQVALAWLLAQKPWIVPLFGTRKLSRFEENIGALALQLSSDDIATLNSTQFDIQGARYPEALMKLSGR, from the coding sequence ATGCAAAAGCGCAAACTCGGACAAGGGCTGGAAGTATCGGCCTTATCGTTGGGTGCGATGGGCTACGGTAAAGACCGTAATATTCCCGATCGCCGCGAGATGATCACCCTGTTACATCAGGCCGTAGAACGCGGCATGAACTTCTTTGATACCGCCGAAGTGTATGGCCCGTGGACCAATGAAGAGATGGTGGGCGATGCCTTTAAAGGCATGCGAGACAAAGTGATTATCGCCACCAAATTTGGTTGGGATATTGACCAAACCACTGGCGAACATCGCGGCGGCGTAAACAGCAAGCCAGAGCAGATCCGTCAATCGGTAGAAGGCAGTTTACGCCGTTTGGGCACGGACTATATCGACCTTTACTATCAGCATAGAGTTGACCCTGAAGTGCCTATGGAAGACGTTGCCGACGTAGTTCAGCAACTGATTAAAGAAGGCAAAGTGCGTTGGTTTGGCCTGTCTGAAGCGGGCGCAGAGTCAATTCGTCGTGCCCACGCGGTACAACCGGTAGCAGCGCTGCAGAGTGAGTACTCATTGTGGACGCGCGATCCCGAAGGCGAAATTCTCGATACGCTGGAGCAACTGGGCATCGGCTTAGTGCCCTTTAGCCCGCTCGGTAAAGGCTTTTTAACCGGCAAACTCAGTGCAGATACCCAATTTGCCGCCAATGATTTTCGCAGCATTTTGCCGCGCTATAGCAAAGAGGCGCTGCAAAATAATCTTAAAGTGGTTGGATTGCTGCAACAGATTGCAGCGAACTATAACGCGACCGCCGGGCAAGTCGCCCTCGCCTGGCTGTTGGCGCAAAAGCCGTGGATTGTGCCGCTGTTTGGTACCCGTAAACTGTCTCGCTTTGAAGAGAATATCGGCGCCCTGGCACTGCAACTCAGCAGTGACGATATCGCCACGCTTAACAGCACCCAGTTTGATATTCAGGGCGCACGTTATCCCGAAGCATTGATGAAACTCTCTGGCCGCTAG
- a CDS encoding bifunctional diguanylate cyclase/phosphodiesterase produces the protein MLGKGLNIRAKFFAICTLSICICVAMVLLIAAREHKLSYSELAENSLVATTENFADDLLLTMSESEDSFFIRTQLLKFEKFSYVRSVVVYSPTGEIKEKYIAASVFDNEDMLQLPHFERLSINERIQHFKNSDSVICTRAIGEPNAPIGYVSVESNISKPVAESLTQLVVSALPTSVLILVLALLATYFSFESLLKPLMALVNFTKKVSRSNDYSLQCEVEGRDEVAMLGHAMNDMMDTINTETQRNLQQQAQLKEQKDAMHQLANYDQLTGLVNRRQLMELLDRRINIAKNDSSDFAVIFFDLDDFKSINDHMGHDVGDKLLIGVTEAVLGNLNRGDILGRLGGDEFLLITALGTNAQEVRSLVERIYQTFENSLRIDQWDIHTGLSMGVVFASAANYNRDNIISYADIAMYEAKRLGKGTHKIFEPSMLDDNMRRIQIVGLIPFALEYDEFSMVYQLKIGRNGRIRGIEGLLRWHSPDLGFVSPAEFIPIAESGGKIGDITRWVIKRVISDLAELKKICGDDILVSLNVSSEDLKNPLLEEIINEQLDHHGQSIKNLQFEMTESSYLDDLSSANGFFKKIRDLGGSVALDDFGTGYSSLSCLTEIELDTLKIDRQFIINSIKTQKDRAVLSAILAMARAIGLKTCSEGIETTEQAHYLLEQGCDEMQGYYFAKPVPLDQLELACHRAEESFAKLFDSPTSFGISSNDSDAAKLLIPHKH, from the coding sequence TTGTTAGGTAAAGGTCTCAATATTCGAGCAAAGTTTTTTGCTATCTGTACGCTGTCGATCTGCATCTGCGTCGCTATGGTGCTATTGATTGCGGCCCGAGAGCATAAGCTCAGTTATTCGGAATTAGCGGAAAACTCGTTAGTCGCAACGACTGAAAACTTTGCGGACGATCTGCTATTGACCATGAGTGAATCGGAAGACAGCTTTTTTATCAGAACGCAGTTATTGAAGTTCGAGAAATTTAGCTACGTTCGCTCGGTTGTGGTGTATAGCCCCACCGGTGAAATCAAAGAAAAATATATCGCCGCATCGGTGTTCGATAATGAAGATATGTTGCAGCTTCCACACTTCGAACGTCTCTCGATAAATGAACGTATTCAACATTTTAAGAATAGTGATTCGGTGATCTGTACGCGCGCCATTGGTGAGCCCAATGCGCCGATAGGCTATGTGTCAGTCGAAAGTAATATCAGTAAACCTGTGGCTGAAAGTTTAACGCAATTAGTGGTATCAGCCTTGCCGACCAGCGTACTCATTTTAGTGTTAGCACTGCTCGCTACGTACTTTTCTTTTGAGTCACTATTAAAGCCGCTGATGGCGTTGGTGAACTTCACCAAAAAGGTATCACGGTCTAATGATTATTCGTTGCAATGTGAAGTTGAGGGCCGCGATGAAGTGGCGATGCTCGGTCACGCCATGAACGATATGATGGACACGATTAACACCGAGACTCAGCGTAACTTGCAGCAACAAGCCCAGCTTAAAGAACAAAAAGATGCCATGCATCAGTTAGCAAACTATGACCAGCTAACTGGCTTGGTGAACCGACGACAACTGATGGAGTTGTTGGATCGCCGAATCAATATCGCCAAAAACGACAGCAGTGATTTTGCGGTAATCTTTTTTGACCTCGATGACTTTAAATCGATCAACGACCATATGGGCCACGATGTTGGCGATAAGTTATTGATCGGCGTGACTGAAGCTGTGTTGGGCAATCTAAATCGTGGTGATATTTTAGGCCGCCTTGGTGGTGATGAATTTTTGCTGATTACAGCGCTTGGCACCAATGCCCAAGAGGTTCGCAGCTTAGTTGAGCGCATTTACCAAACCTTTGAAAATTCGCTGCGAATTGATCAATGGGACATCCATACTGGCTTAAGTATGGGCGTAGTATTTGCCAGTGCGGCAAACTATAACCGTGACAATATTATTTCTTATGCGGATATCGCCATGTACGAGGCGAAGCGCTTAGGTAAAGGTACCCATAAGATTTTTGAACCGAGCATGCTGGATGACAATATGCGTCGGATTCAGATTGTCGGCTTGATTCCCTTTGCCTTGGAATATGACGAATTTAGCATGGTCTATCAGCTCAAGATTGGCCGCAATGGCAGAATTCGAGGCATTGAGGGTTTGTTGCGTTGGCATAGCCCTGACTTAGGTTTTGTCTCTCCGGCGGAATTTATTCCGATTGCCGAAAGCGGCGGTAAAATCGGCGATATTACCCGTTGGGTCATTAAACGGGTGATTTCCGATTTGGCCGAGCTAAAGAAGATTTGTGGTGATGACATTTTAGTGTCGTTGAACGTCTCTTCCGAAGATTTAAAAAATCCACTTTTGGAAGAGATAATTAACGAACAACTGGACCATCACGGCCAATCAATCAAGAACTTGCAGTTCGAGATGACCGAGTCAAGCTACCTAGATGATTTAAGTTCGGCAAATGGCTTCTTTAAAAAGATCCGTGACTTGGGCGGTTCAGTTGCCTTGGACGATTTTGGTACGGGGTATTCATCGTTGAGTTGCCTTACGGAAATTGAGCTAGACACCCTGAAAATTGATCGGCAGTTTATTATCAACAGCATCAAAACCCAGAAAGACCGAGCGGTACTCAGTGCCATTTTGGCCATGGCGCGTGCCATTGGCTTGAAAACCTGTAGTGAAGGGATTGAAACCACGGAACAAGCCCATTATTTGCTAGAGCAGGGCTGTGATGAAATGCAGGGTTACTACTTTGCTAAGCCAGTGCCGCTTGATCAACTTGAGTTGGCTTGCCACCGCGCGGAAGAGTCATTTGCCAAGTTGTTTGATTCGCCTACTTCATTCGGTATCAGCAGTAATGATAGCGATGCTGCCAAACTGCTGATACCGCATAAACACTAA
- a CDS encoding MalY/PatB family protein, which produces MQFNFDEQVERRGSNSYKWDSADDAQMLPMWVADMDFRTAPAIIEALHARVDHGIFGYTKVPERYFTAVTNWFATRHNFRFSPQSVLFTTGVVPALSAIIQALVKPGEGVIVPMPAYNCFFSSIRNSRCQQIDSPLLNDNGHFSFDFADIAAKAADPNNTLLLLCNPHNPVGRSWREDELRQLGEICFSNNVTVLSDEIHCDLMMPGQTHIPFASLGDEFLQKSVSCSSPSKSFNLAGVHVANILVEDAEFRKRIDKQININEVCEISPFAVTALIAAYEQGAPWLDELRSYLAQNFATVRDFIAHELPMIQVTPLEATYLAWLDCRALPVSSKVLADKLYQEQHLWLSDGTVYGADGDGFLRMNLATNHGRIVEGLQRLKAAVNDICG; this is translated from the coding sequence ATGCAATTTAACTTTGATGAACAGGTAGAGCGCCGCGGCAGCAACTCCTATAAATGGGACAGTGCCGACGATGCGCAGATGTTGCCTATGTGGGTCGCGGATATGGATTTTCGTACCGCGCCAGCGATCATCGAAGCGTTACATGCGCGCGTAGACCATGGCATTTTTGGTTACACCAAAGTGCCTGAGCGCTATTTCACCGCGGTAACCAATTGGTTTGCCACGCGGCACAACTTTCGCTTTAGCCCCCAATCTGTGCTGTTTACCACCGGTGTAGTGCCAGCGTTGTCGGCGATTATCCAAGCCTTGGTGAAACCGGGCGAGGGTGTAATTGTGCCTATGCCTGCGTACAACTGCTTCTTTTCATCGATTCGTAACTCACGATGTCAGCAAATCGACAGCCCGCTACTGAACGACAATGGCCATTTTAGCTTTGATTTTGCTGACATTGCCGCAAAGGCCGCCGATCCCAACAACACTCTGCTATTGCTATGCAATCCGCATAATCCGGTGGGGCGCAGTTGGCGTGAAGATGAACTGCGTCAATTAGGTGAAATCTGCTTTTCCAATAACGTGACTGTGCTGTCGGATGAAATTCATTGTGACTTGATGATGCCGGGGCAGACTCATATTCCGTTTGCCTCTCTCGGTGATGAGTTTTTGCAAAAGTCGGTCAGTTGCAGTTCGCCCAGTAAGTCGTTCAACTTAGCTGGCGTGCATGTGGCGAACATACTGGTAGAGGATGCCGAGTTTCGTAAGCGCATCGATAAACAGATCAATATTAATGAAGTCTGTGAAATCAGCCCATTTGCGGTCACGGCATTAATTGCAGCCTACGAACAAGGCGCGCCTTGGTTAGATGAGTTGCGCAGTTATTTGGCGCAGAACTTTGCCACGGTGCGCGATTTTATCGCCCATGAGTTGCCGATGATCCAAGTGACACCGCTCGAAGCCACTTACTTAGCGTGGTTAGATTGCCGAGCTCTGCCAGTTAGCAGCAAAGTGTTGGCAGATAAGCTCTATCAAGAGCAGCATTTGTGGCTCAGTGATGGCACTGTTTACGGCGCTGACGGTGATGGTTTTTTACGCATGAATCTGGCCACCAATCACGGCCGAATTGTTGAAGGCTTGCAGCGTTTAAAGGCAGCCGTAAACGATATTTGTGGTTAA
- a CDS encoding LysR family transcriptional regulator — protein MARENYNELIAFIAVARECSFTKAAAHLGITQSALSHTVKALEKRLGIRLLTRTTRNVSLTEAGERLLTRISPKFEEIDTEISLLSELRDKPAGTIRISSSDHAIDTLLWPKLAHVLPQYPDIKLELCVDYGFTDIVERRFDAGVRFGEAISNDMIAIRIGPDLSMAAVATPEYFSQHPKPVVPHDLLQHNCINLRLPTYGGLYAWEFEKDERQINVNVEGQLIFNSVQQILQACLAGHGVAFLPEDIFAAYVADGRLVRVLQDWCPQFSGYHLYFPNRMRSSSAFDVIVNALRA, from the coding sequence ATGGCCAGAGAAAACTACAACGAACTGATTGCTTTTATTGCCGTTGCCAGAGAATGTAGCTTCACCAAAGCCGCAGCCCATTTGGGGATCACCCAGTCGGCACTGAGCCACACAGTGAAAGCGTTAGAGAAGCGTTTAGGGATTCGGCTACTCACCCGCACCACCCGCAACGTGTCACTCACCGAAGCCGGCGAACGGCTGTTAACCCGCATTTCGCCAAAGTTTGAAGAGATTGATACCGAGATTTCGCTGCTCAGTGAACTGCGCGATAAACCGGCAGGCACTATTCGTATTTCGTCGAGTGATCATGCGATTGATACCCTGCTGTGGCCGAAACTCGCCCATGTATTGCCGCAATATCCCGACATCAAATTGGAGTTATGCGTTGATTATGGTTTTACCGATATCGTTGAGCGCCGCTTTGATGCGGGGGTGCGGTTTGGTGAGGCGATCTCCAATGACATGATTGCAATTCGCATTGGGCCAGATCTCAGCATGGCGGCGGTGGCGACGCCTGAGTATTTCAGTCAGCACCCCAAGCCGGTCGTGCCACACGATCTGCTACAGCACAACTGCATCAACCTACGCTTGCCCACCTATGGCGGCTTGTATGCGTGGGAATTTGAAAAGGACGAGCGCCAGATTAACGTTAACGTTGAAGGCCAACTCATCTTCAACAGCGTGCAGCAGATTCTGCAGGCGTGTTTGGCCGGTCATGGCGTGGCCTTTTTACCAGAAGACATTTTTGCAGCGTACGTTGCTGACGGCCGTTTGGTACGGGTGCTGCAAGATTGGTGTCCACAGTTCTCGGGCTATCACCTCTACTTTCCTAACCGAATGCGCTCATCGTCGGCATTTGATGTGATTGTGAACGCATTGCGCGCCTAA
- a CDS encoding SDR family NAD(P)-dependent oxidoreductase, with translation MNKLLEGKTAIVTGASKGIGYAIAKLFAEEGANVVLTARNEANLNKATDEVNAVAQGGKALAVVADSSDPKAPAKVFAQAIEAFGQVDIMVNNAGSGDMVAIEEATDEHFAKIVELNLAGVFRYCREAVNHFLPRNEGRIINVSSVNGTLPICGVAYTSTKGAVNTMTKNIAIRLSGTKIRCNAIAPGVTDTEAAAAWAAGEQEGGAVMLEFSDKYVNTTVPMTDPIDQANAALFLASDMGKAVTGQVIQVDNGAFL, from the coding sequence ATGAATAAGCTGTTAGAAGGAAAAACTGCCATTGTGACCGGTGCCAGTAAAGGTATCGGCTATGCAATTGCCAAATTATTTGCCGAAGAAGGCGCCAACGTAGTGCTTACTGCGCGTAACGAAGCCAATTTGAACAAAGCTACGGATGAAGTTAACGCGGTTGCACAAGGGGGTAAAGCCTTGGCAGTGGTAGCTGATTCAAGTGATCCCAAAGCTCCGGCCAAAGTGTTTGCCCAAGCAATTGAAGCATTCGGCCAAGTGGACATTATGGTCAATAACGCTGGCTCTGGTGACATGGTCGCCATTGAAGAAGCCACTGACGAACACTTTGCAAAAATCGTGGAACTGAACCTTGCTGGCGTATTCCGTTACTGCCGTGAAGCGGTAAACCACTTCTTACCGCGTAACGAAGGCCGCATTATCAACGTGTCATCGGTCAACGGCACTCTGCCAATCTGTGGGGTGGCATACACCTCTACCAAAGGTGCGGTAAACACCATGACCAAAAACATCGCAATTCGTTTGTCAGGTACCAAAATCCGCTGTAATGCCATTGCGCCAGGGGTAACCGATACCGAAGCTGCGGCAGCTTGGGCTGCAGGTGAGCAAGAAGGCGGTGCGGTAATGCTTGAATTCTCAGATAAATATGTCAACACCACAGTGCCAATGACCGATCCAATCGATCAAGCGAATGCGGCGCTGTTCTTGGCCAGTGATATGGGTAAAGCCGTCACTGGACAAGTCATTCAAGTGGATAACGGGGCCTTCCTGTAA
- a CDS encoding LacI family DNA-binding transcriptional regulator has protein sequence MATDNKKVTINDVARITGVSKRTVSRVINRSPLVGEETRKRIEQVIAELNFQPDKQARGLASRRSYLLGLIYDNPDALYIDQVQRGVLSVCTELGYELVVHPCKWREADFVDNCLKFIARSNVDGVLILPPVSESKQLAKALADAEHPYVRIASADLDDHENIVISNEREAMDEIVQHLLDLGHERIGMITGPLSYYSSQERMVGIVTAAKNAGKPIAEQYIVEGKNTYESGLKCAEQLLALEPRPSAIFANNDETAAGVVRVAHTKGINVPEQLSVVGFDDNLFASRVIPSLTTMKRPVEELAILATKKLLHRCQPEFFNHPLETVITPYLIKRESSAKPE, from the coding sequence ATGGCCACAGATAATAAAAAAGTCACCATTAACGATGTTGCCCGCATTACTGGGGTGTCAAAGCGCACCGTGTCTCGGGTGATCAATCGCTCGCCGCTCGTGGGTGAGGAAACCCGTAAACGCATTGAACAAGTGATTGCCGAGCTTAATTTCCAACCCGATAAACAAGCCCGCGGTCTAGCGTCACGACGATCCTACCTGCTGGGGTTAATTTACGATAACCCCGATGCGCTCTATATCGACCAAGTGCAACGCGGGGTGTTGTCTGTGTGCACTGAGCTGGGGTACGAATTGGTGGTTCACCCCTGCAAATGGCGCGAAGCCGACTTTGTGGATAATTGCCTGAAGTTTATTGCCCGATCCAATGTGGATGGAGTACTGATTCTGCCGCCAGTTTCTGAGAGTAAACAGCTTGCCAAAGCGCTGGCGGATGCGGAACACCCCTATGTGCGTATTGCGTCAGCGGATTTAGATGACCATGAAAACATTGTGATTTCCAATGAACGCGAGGCGATGGACGAAATTGTGCAGCATCTGTTGGATCTCGGCCATGAACGTATTGGCATGATCACCGGGCCATTAAGCTATTACTCCTCTCAGGAGCGGATGGTTGGTATTGTCACTGCCGCTAAAAATGCCGGTAAGCCAATCGCGGAACAGTATATTGTCGAAGGTAAAAATACCTACGAAAGTGGTTTGAAATGTGCCGAGCAACTGTTGGCGCTTGAGCCGCGTCCCAGCGCTATTTTTGCCAATAACGATGAGACTGCGGCCGGGGTAGTGCGGGTGGCGCATACCAAAGGGATTAACGTCCCTGAACAGCTGTCGGTAGTTGGTTTCGACGATAACTTATTTGCTTCGCGGGTGATCCCGTCACTCACCACTATGAAGCGTCCGGTAGAAGAACTGGCGATTTTGGCGACCAAAAAATTGCTGCATCGCTGCCAACCGGAATTCTTTAATCATCCACTCGAAACGGTAATTACGCCGTACCTGATTAAACGCGAATCGAGCGCTAAGCCTGAATAA
- a CDS encoding MFS transporter, which translates to MFATTINYFDRSIIGVMAPTLERLFHWDNSDYANIMIAFKVAYAIGMVTMGSIIDKLGCRKGYTLSIGIWSVFGMLHAAVTPAFSVIGFVLARFGLGFGESGNFPAAIKTVGEWFPKKDRAFSTGIFNAASSFGAIAAPFVVGAIVSVDGDNWQIPFLITGALSSIWVFLWLRVYRKPEHHPKVTPEELAYIQSDCEGCAAESDEKLPWRKVVRTREAWACAIPRLTDAVWWFYLFWGAKFLADTFAVDIKNIAIPFFIIYAFADVGSIFGGYLSGFFMNRGWSTNKARKMTLLFCALFILPTCFVAMTDNKWIAVCLIAMGAAGHQAWSANLYTLVSDVMPKKATASVVGLGGMMGALIGIVADKTLGTVLDEAGNSGYFYAFLIAGSCYLILLGIVHLLMPKMTPLDENLNPIR; encoded by the coding sequence ATGTTTGCCACCACTATCAACTACTTCGACCGAAGTATTATTGGTGTGATGGCACCTACCTTAGAACGTTTATTCCATTGGGATAACAGCGATTACGCCAACATTATGATCGCCTTTAAAGTGGCCTATGCCATCGGTATGGTCACCATGGGCAGCATTATCGATAAATTGGGTTGCCGCAAAGGCTATACGCTATCGATTGGGATCTGGAGCGTGTTCGGCATGTTGCATGCCGCCGTTACGCCAGCGTTCAGTGTCATCGGTTTTGTTTTGGCGCGCTTCGGTTTGGGCTTCGGTGAATCGGGTAACTTTCCTGCTGCCATTAAAACCGTTGGTGAGTGGTTTCCGAAAAAAGACCGAGCATTTTCCACCGGTATTTTTAATGCCGCGTCAAGCTTCGGCGCAATCGCAGCCCCCTTCGTGGTTGGCGCCATTGTGTCGGTCGATGGTGATAACTGGCAAATTCCGTTCCTGATCACCGGTGCTTTGAGTAGCATCTGGGTGTTCCTCTGGTTGCGGGTTTACCGAAAGCCGGAACATCACCCAAAAGTGACCCCGGAAGAATTAGCGTATATTCAAAGCGATTGCGAAGGCTGCGCTGCGGAATCCGATGAAAAGTTGCCTTGGCGAAAAGTGGTTCGAACCCGTGAGGCTTGGGCTTGTGCTATCCCGCGTTTGACCGATGCAGTGTGGTGGTTCTATCTGTTCTGGGGCGCGAAATTCTTGGCCGATACCTTTGCGGTCGATATCAAAAACATCGCGATTCCCTTCTTTATCATCTATGCCTTTGCCGATGTGGGCAGCATTTTTGGTGGTTATCTGTCGGGGTTCTTTATGAATCGTGGTTGGAGCACCAATAAAGCGCGCAAGATGACCCTGCTGTTCTGCGCCTTGTTTATCCTGCCGACCTGTTTTGTGGCGATGACAGATAACAAATGGATCGCGGTTTGCCTGATTGCGATGGGGGCCGCGGGTCACCAAGCATGGTCCGCTAACCTTTATACCTTGGTGTCGGACGTGATGCCGAAGAAGGCGACGGCTTCGGTGGTCGGCTTGGGCGGTATGATGGGCGCACTGATTGGTATTGTTGCGGATAAAACACTGGGGACAGTGTTGGATGAAGCAGGAAACTCCGGTTATTTTTACGCCTTTTTGATTGCCGGATCGTGCTATTTGATTCTGCTGGGCATCGTGCATCTGTTGATGCCGAAAATGACACCGCTGGATGAAAATCTAAATCCAATTCGCTGA